The DNA window ACACCGGAAGCTTCATGTCCCGGGATCTGAGGATAATGTTTACACTTTAAGGTTCCATGTAATACTAAATGTAGATCGGAACCGCAAATGCCGCACGCTTTGATCCTTACCTTAGCTTGTTCCGGTCCGAGATGGGGGATCGGAACCTCTTTGATGATCAAATTTTTTTTTCCGGATTCTAATACTGCGGCTTTCATCAGTCACTCCTCAACGGAAATGAGATTATAAACTGCCAGGAATCGGTCAAGGGATTTGAAGAAGAATTTGAGCCTTCTTCCTATAAGAGCCTGCCCTAAAGGTCAGGCTCTTGAAGCCCGCAATTAAATGCTTATCAATAAATCAAATTTAGAAACGGACTATCAGTTCGGGAGCAAAACAAATACACTGTTCGTTACAGTCTTATCTCGAATTTCGTTCTTGTTAGGTATACTTGGAATTTTTCTATGGTACTAGAATCAGATGACTGCGGAAGACATTTATACACATATCAAAGCCAGCCAGAATGGACAAGACTGGCATCATAAGAATTGTTTCGGTTGTGGACCGGAAAATAAAAGAGGCTTACACGCAAGCTTTCCTTTTCATGAGCCTAGCGGAGAAGTCCGTTTCGCTTGGACAATCGAAAAGGATTTTGAAGGAGCACCAGGTTATGCTCACGGAGGAGCACTCGCGACTCTATTGGATGAGGCACAAGGTGTTTTATGTTTTCATTTAGGTCATTTCGTAATGACCGACCAATTGTATATGCGCTATTATAAGGCATGTCCTTTAGGAGAAGAGTTAGAAGTCCGTTGCTGGGTCACAATGGTAAGACGCAGAAGACTTTACACAAAAGGAACTGTACATTTGAAAAAGACAGGCGAACTTCTCCTTTCCTCTAAGGCTCGTTGGTATGATATGCCTGATCGAGTTTTCTCAAGAATGTTCCAAGGCACCGCATTTCCTGTGGATATCATTCTGAAAGTTCTGGAAGAGAACCAAAAACGAGGAAAAGAAATCAGGAAACGACTCAAAAAAGAGAAATTGAAATCCGAGTAAGTTTATTTTTTGCTCGCATTAATCCGATTCAAGTTCGATCCTATGCTCCGTCAATCTTTGCATATAGGAGTGTAGGATGGAATCTTCTTGGCAGGTCTTTGCGATCGTCTCAGTACTTCTGTTTTTAAAATTACTTTCCACTTCCATCGTTCAGGGTCTGGTCCGGATCAAAACCAAAACATTTCGTTGGAAAGAAGACGCAGAATTTTTTACCAATTCATTTCCGGCCACAGACGATCATACGATAGTCGCCACTGCTAATGGAGTATTCAGGAACGATTTGGAGAATATTCCAATTTTCTTATTCTTGCTGATCGGATATATTCAGACTTATAGCTGGCACGAGGGGACTATAATCTATTCCGGGATATTTATAGTTTCCAGAATACTTCATGCGATTTTTTATTTTCTTCATAAACAACCCTGGAGAAATATCGCATACGATCTTGGAATTTTGAGTATGCTACTACTGTCCGGACATATCATACATTCCGTATTTTTAGCCTGATCACAAGATTCTTTCGTAAAAATAAAAGGATTTGTTCCAAAAGAATCCTGCCAAAAGTCTAAAAACTAAAGTCCAAACCATATCCGGACCTTTCCGGCCGAATCAAAGGAGATTCATTTGATCGAATTATATACCGCAGGGACGCCTAACGGAAAAAAAGCTTCTATTATGTTAGAAGAATTAGGGATCCCTTATACAGTACATCCAATCGACTTCAGCAAATTAGAACAAAAAGAAGAATGGTATCTAAAAATCAATCCGAACGGCAGGATCCCTGCCATTGTAGACAAAGACAATGGGGATTTTCCGGTTTTTGAATCGGGAGCCATTCTGATCTATCTCGCAGAAAAATACGGAAAATTTTTACCTAAGGATCCAAAAGAAAGATCTACTGCAATCCAATGGCTCATGTTCCAAATGGGTGGAGTCGGCCCTATGCAAGGACAGGCAAATCACTTCGTTAAGTTTGCTCCCGAAAGAATTCCTTACGCAATGAACCGTTATATAGATGAAACAAAACGCCTATATTCCGTTTTGGAAAGACGCCTTAAAGAATCAGAATACCTTGCAGGAAGTGAATTGAGTATTGCGGATATCGCCACCTGGCCTTGGGTAAAAGCAAGATCATATATTGATCTTTCACTCGACGATTATCCAAAACTCAAAGCATGGGAAGAAAAATTAGGAGCAAGACCGGCTTTTATCAAAGGAAGTGAAGTCCCTAAAAAGTCTTAATCATAAAGGAGCCGCGTCTTTCATCAGAAATGCGGCTCTTTCTTCATTCCCTCCTTTTTTGTAAGCCTTGGCTAAAGCTAGTTTTCCGGAATGATCGAAAGGTTTTCGAAGTCTGTATCTTTCTCCAAATTCTATCGCTTTTGAAATAGAGCCGTCCTTTCTAAAAAATATGCAGGCAAGTAATAATGCGTCCGTGTCTTCTGGGGAATTTTCTAAATATTCGGAGACTGCATCCGAAGCCCTAGAATAATCTTTTCTTTTATACGCTTGGATGGCATTTCTTCGCAAAGAAGAATCCGAATCTATCGATTCTGAATCGTAAGATACGGACAAAAGACTAAAATCATCCGTCAATTCCCCGAAGGAAATTACTGAATCATAAATTTTTTTCAGACTCCCTTCTCCTTCTCGGACTCGTTTTAGAAATTCGTTCTCATCCTCGTTTATGATCCGAGAACCGTCCGAGTTTTTGCCAATAAGCAAATCATCTCTTCCATCGGAGCCGAAAAATATACTGTCTCCGTTTCTCATTCGAAATACGCCGACTGCAAATTCCGATTCCACATTCTCATATCCTACTTTGAAAATTTGTGTAGGAGGATCTATAAATTCTGCAACCCCATCTCTGTATAAAACAGGCTTAGGGTGTTCAGCAACCACATAGTAAAATACGCCGGTATCTTCTTCTATTAGCCCCATGGATAAAGAAACAGCCATCGTTCCGTCGAAAGATACAAACACCGATTGTAATTCCAGAAAACATCCTTGTAACCATTTTTCAGGAGTTGTATCGGAACTTACCGAATGGACATTTGTCCTAGAGACGACAGACTTGAATACGGTTCCAAGTACGATAGCTCCTCCTGCGCCCTGCATTGATTTACCCATGGCGTCTCCGTTTAGTACTGCGATATATTTTTTATTACGAAGTACTATGTCATAAGAAGCACAGATATCTCCTCCCAATTCACCAGTCCTTTGACGAAATAGGAAAGACTTCTTCTGTTTTTCCATAATCTCTACTTTCACGGAACTTTCTAGATGTCGGTTACCTCCTAAAGGTTTAAGAAGTATAGATGTAAGATAATAATCCCCGTCCTGCTGCTCTTTCAAATCTCTGACAGTATCTAAAGTATTCGAAAGTTCTTCGGTCCTAAGCTGCACCTTCCCTTCCAAATTCCGATTTAAATCCAAAACCTCTGCTTGGAGCCTAACCATTCTATTCGCGAGCACGAATGCCAGAGAAACTATATATAAGAAAAATGTAAAATTAGTGACACTTGGGATATTTAAGATCCCTTGGGAAGCAAACATATCCAGTATTGTACCAAAAACGACTGCGACGAATCCTGCTCCCATATAAACCGCGTCTCGATTTCCTTTTACAATATTGGAAATCTGGATCCAAACTCCCACAAAAACCAAAACGGGAAATATGAAAGGTTGTACGATTTTTTTGTTTGCAAAAGTCCAGATTTCTCCATTGGAAAAAAACCAAAGTAAAGGGATCCAAAAGACAAGCAAAAGAGAGGCGCCTATTCCAACTTTTTCCAGGATTTTACCGAACCTGGACTCTGAACGAGGGAAATACGTTAAGTGAAACAGATAATAAAATACGAATGCCGCGTACATAAAGGAGTATTCGGCTCTTTTTAATATCGAAAGAGGGACGCCTAACTCATATTTGAGTTGGTTCCGGTTAAACAGATAAACTACCAATAATAGTACAAAAACGGAAAAGTAAAGATGTGAGATCCCTTGGGACTTTCTCAAATATAGAAATAGAAAATAAACTGCTACTGTAGCATAAGCAGCAAGGAATAATAGATCCAACATCGACCTTAGATAATATTCCTTTCTGATAATAGAACTAGGACCAATAGAAGTGTGGTCTTTTACAATTCCCAATTCTCCCGAAAAATATCGAGAGATCCTCACAAGAAGAATGTTATCCCCTTTTACTATTTTCCCGGAAGGAATTTCATAAATCCTGACCTTATCGTATGCTTGGGGAGAAAGTTTTTTAGGATCTCCAGTATTTCCGATCAGCACCCCATTCCAATAAACAAGATCCGAATCGGAAATTGCGCCTAACCTAAGAGAATAAGAAAGAGTCGGGACCTTGGGAAATTGGATAACTCTGCCGATCCAAACTTCCTTCTTCCCAACAAAATCAGGAGAAATATTCGAAGGAACGGATATCCTTTTCCATTTAGATTCGGATTGTTTCCACGGAATATCCGTTTTAGAAACTTCCGGGTTTTCTTGGAGAGAAGTCGCAAACCAGATTTTTTCCGTTTCCTTTGCGTCCAAAGAAGTTTGGAAGAAATCGGAGTCGTTTATTCCCTCGTAAGATCCACAACTCCAAAATATACCTAAAAAAAATGCGGTTAGGATTACATAAGACCTAACGTGAAAGAGGTGCATTCATTAATAGACGTTTGGATTTTGAATTCTACTCCCAAAGACAATCCCTAAAGAAAAATTCCAATCAAGGATGTCGATCTATCGCTGCCCCAATCGCTGCAGCAACAAATAAGATCTGCACATAACGGAGACCTATCTGAACAAAATAATCGCTCACACTCATTCCGCTTAAAGGAAGTAAGATCACGAAATCCAAGATCCAATTTTCAATTAGCCAGATCGCACCAATAAAAAGAAAAGTTTTAAACGCAGGCCTTTGAATTCTTTTGGAAAGAAGAAATAGTAAATAAGAGCCTGTTGCAGTTCCTACAAGAAGCATCACTGTTTTGAAAGTGAACATATCCACCAGAAGTTTTCTTTCCGGCGAAAAGAAGCCCATAGCCACTACGAAAGGGACCAACCAAACTAAAAATCCGAAACTAAGTACTCGAACCAAAATGTTTTTCATTCAGGAATCTATATATGTTTTCTTTGAAGAGTAAACCAATCTTTGGTTGGTAAGAAATAAAAAGTTCCCGATTAGGAATCCGTCTAAATCAGGATTTTTTCCGCTAAGGGAAGATGAACCCTGAATGTGGTCCTCCCCGGAACGGAATCGAAATCTATTTTTCCTTGGTGTCTTTCTACTATCTTTCTGCAAATATCCAAACCCAAACCGCTTCCTTCTCCTTTTTCTTTTGTGGTGAAGAATGGTTCGAAAATCCGATCTTGGATCTCCTTTGGAACCCCGGGGCCATCATCAGTGACGGAAACGATCAAGTAATCGTCCTTAATATGAGATTCCAGATCTAATCTGCCTTGGTAAGAAATCGCTTGGAATGCATTATTGATTAGATTTGCCCAAACCTGAGTCAATTGATCCGCCTGTCCTTTTACAAGCGAATTATCCGCAAAATCCCTGCGGATCTCCACTCCTTGTTTTACTTTATTATAATATAGGGTGAGAACAAGATCCATCTGTTCTCTTATATCGATCAGACTAATTCCAGTATGATCCTGATACACATAAGTTTTTAAAGCTCTAATGACCCTGGCAGCTTTTGAGGCGGCTTCTCTGACTACATTACTATATCTTAAAATTCCAGATAAATTATAAGCATTTGCGACTAATGTAGGAAATTTATCTTTATGAATGTCTCTAACTAAATCGGGAATATCCTCTACCCTTATCCCTAATTCAGCCAGGTTTTCCGAGAGGAATTCAGAAGATGGAAATCCAAGATTTTGTAAAGTTTCTCGGATGATCTTTCTATTTTTCCTTTCTTCGGAAGAATCATAGAAATCAGGAAAAATACTTCCTTTCGTGAAGATTTTCTTCCAAGCCTCTCTTTCCTGAATATCCAGGTCTGCAAATTCACAGAGTAATTTCTCCCAATCTTGGCGGAACACACTTTGTATTCCTTCGTTAGAAGAAATAATCGCACCTAAAGGAGTGTTCACCTCATGAGCAATACCGGCGATCAATTGCCCGAGCACAGCCATTTTTTCGGATTGGACTAGCTGTGCCTGCGTAGATTTCAATTCATCCAATGCTAAAAGAAGATCTCTATTCGTATTTTCTAAATAAGTATTTGTTGCTTTTAGCTGTTCTGTTCTAAGAATTACTTTTTGTTCCAGATCCTCGTTTAGTTGTCGGATCTCTTCTTCCGCTTTTTTCCTTTCTGAAATGTCTCTTACGATTGCTTGCAGTAGAGCTTTTCCATTCAGAGTTACGGAAGTTAATGTAACCTCTGCATCAAAATTGGTCCTATCCTTTCTGCAATGTAGCCAATCGAAAGTTTGGGGTTTGCCCGCAAAAGCCGCCTGTATTTTTTGAAATGCTTTTTGAGAAGAAGGAGCACCATCCGGTTGTATCTCAGGAGAAAAATCAACAGGAGAAGCCCCTATTATATCTTCTCTTTTACAACCAAACATCTCTTCCGTTTTAGGGTTACATTCTAAAAAGATCTTATCGTCCATGAGAAAGATTGCCTCTCCCGCGGATTCAAATAATGTCTTAAATTTTACCTCGTGTTCTTCAAGAGCTACTTGGGCGACACGAATGTCAGAAAGTGTCACGGCTAATTTTTCTTCCGTCTTCTTTCTTTCCGTGAGATCTTCGAAAATCAAAGTAACACCGAAAATCCCAAAGTCATCGAAAAGTGGATTCACTCTGATACGGACCTGCAACAAAAGGCCACTTACTGTTGTATTATAAGGACCTTCGTAATCGGAAGCTTCTCCTTGGAGACCTTTGCCGATCAATGTGGAAACTCTTGTATCTTTTAAATTAGAATAAGAAAGCCCGATGATCTTTTCTCTTCCTGCTCTTAGAAAACGTAGAGAAGAATCGTTTGCTTCTATAATTTTTCCCTGCCTATCGAATATCATGAGACCGATAGGTGATTGTTCGAATAGATCTCTATATACGTTTTCGCTCTTAGGTCCGTTCATAAGAATCTGGAAAAAATTCGAAAGCTCGCACAACTCTGTACGAGTGATTTTTCATATCAACCTAATAATTAGGACGAGGCTGGGAGGGTAACGTAGAATGTCGTACCTTCTTCCGAACTTACAAATCGGATGGAGCCCCCATGTTCTTCTGCCACATTTTTGCAAATATCTAGGCCTAGTCCTGTTCCTTCTCCAGGAGACTTAGTAGTGAAGAATGGATCAAAAATCCTATCTTTGATCTCTGAAGGAACTCCAGTACCTGTATCTTGGACTGAAATTTCCCAGTATTCACCTTTTCGTTCCGCATCTACGAATATTCTTCCGGAATAATTCATAGCGTGTAATGCGTTAGTGATGAGATTGGTCCAGATCAAGTATAATCTTTCCGGATCTCCCGATACTCTTGCGGATTCAGGGATATTTATATCCACAATCACCTTGTTTTTCATTTTAGAATAATATAATGTAATAATGTTCTCTATTTGCTCTTTAGGGGAAACGGATTCAGAGTGAGGTTTCCAATCTCCTTCTCCAGATGCATAACTTTTTAATGCTTGGATTACACGAGAGGCTTTGATAGAAGCATCCAAGATCAGTTGGCTGGATCTGGCAATACTAGAAAGAGCAGATGCATTACTTACGATCATCCATCCTCTTTCCCCTTTGGGGATCTTATCCGCCAATTCTGAAACTTGGTCCGGAGAAATCCCTAGATCGGTCAAAGCATCCGCCATTACTAGAGAATTTTCTATGCCGACTTCTTTCAGTATAACTTCCGATTTTTTCCTTTTAGATCTTTCTTCCTTGGAGTCGAAATCAGAATTAACTGCACCCCCCTTTTTGAACAGTATTCCCCAAAATTCTCTCTCTTCTCTATTAAAACTGGAATATTCCTTTAAAAGTTTTTCCCATGGCTCGTTTAGAATAGAACGTATACCTTCGGTGGAAGAGCGAATTGCGCCTAACGGAGTATTTAACTCATGTGCAATCCCTGCGATCAATCTTCCTAATACCGCCATTTTTTCGGATCGAACCAAGTTCTCCTGGGTTTTCTTGAGCTCGTCCATGGCCGTTCTTAGTTTATCGTTAGCAGTCACCAAATAAGTATTAGTAGATCTTAATTCTTCCGTTCTTTCTGCAACTGTGACCTCTAATTCTTTATTCGCATTTCGGATCACAAACTCCGCGGTTGCCAGATCCGCAACGAGCAAGCTTTGCCTAAGACTTGCGATCACTACCATTACTCCTGCAGAAAACCAAATCACTAATCGAATGATCTCGGGAAGGCCAGTGAGAGTTAAGGAAAGAATGATAGCTGCGGAACAAACGATGACTTCCAATAAAGGAAGAATTCTTAAAAGCCCACTTTCTGTTGCAGATTCTCTTTCAATTTCTCCCGAAGAATTTGGAACCCAGGTCAAAGTTCCATATCCTAAAAGCAAGAGGCTTGCGGAAAATCCTGCGTTTGTTAAGGTTCCATCGTCTGGAACAGCAATCAAAAATAAAGAATTCCATTGCAACCAACTGATCCCCATTCCTGCCAGTCCGATTATCAAACATAAAAATGGAAAGTCCGCTTTTAAGCGTAAAGATGGTTTCATCAATACACCTATGCAAGCTGCCGAAAGCATAGATACTGGATAAACCGACAGAGTTAATAACTGGAACCAAGGCCTATCTTCTTTTTTAGAAAGATATAATACTAAGGTAACTGCAAGAACTGCGATCGCAAGTCCTAAGGCGTCCATAAAGGCCACCTTCATTCTATTAGTTGGAACTCTATCTTTTAAGAATCTAGCAAAACCGATGGCAAAGAACGGTCCTAACCATGGATAGAATAGGTCGCTTGGTGCAGGAAAACTATAAAACTTGGAAAGAGCTTGGATATCCCAAACAATCTGGCCAAGAAAATAAGAAAGAAGGCCGAGGAAAAACCAGAACCTGAATCTTTTAGTTTCTCCTTCTGCAGATTTATAGCCGAACCAAGCCGTGATCGTAGCGATTGCGATAGATGAAGTCCAATGGATATTATCGTAAATCCGTAATAATTCCGTTTCATCCGTGAAATATATGAGAACAAATAGTATTAGAACGAATATAGATCCTAATGTTATGGAAAGAAATCCTAAATTTCTATCCTTTGAGGAACGAAATTCTAGTGTGGAAACCAAGGAATTCATGCGGATCAGCGGGGCAAAATCCTACACCTTCAAAAATCGAAGTCCACACTTTTTTATTTCCAAAAGGATGTACCCCGTTGTTGGAGTTCCTACAAACGTATTACGACAAGGTTCTTATCATTAGAACAAGTTTAAATTTAATATAAAGTTCGGGCTCCTTTATCAGGTATATGAGGAAGAAAGTTTAAACTCACAGGAATATATCTACCTCTTACCCAACGAAACATACTCACTGAACTATTCCAAATCCAAGGCATCCAAGTAAAAACATCTTCATCTTGTCGAAGCATCTTCTTCAAGGTTAAAGAAATCGGTGTGCCTGAAGTGAAAATGAATGTCCTTTCCGAATTAGAAGGTTGAAAATAAGTTTCGCAGGCAAGATCCACTCTAGATTGGAAATTTGCGAAAGTTTCTATTCCGGGTGGGGTGAAATCCCCTTTTCTCCAAACGGCCAATATCTCCTCGGTTAATTTGAAAAATAGAGCGGCAGAACGAACTCCACCTTTTAGTCGAACTTTAGAAAATTGTAATAATGATCTTTGGAATTCAGGTCTGGTCCCGGAAAGATGTTCCGCATACTTCTTCCATAACTCGGAGGGGAATTCATTCCAATTTGCATCAAAAGAATGAAAATCGGGTTCCGCTTTTTGATTGGAATGCACCGAACAAATCCCTTTCATAAAAAATTCCGCAGTTTCTTTATGCCTTCTCATTGTCCCGGAGATGATCTTATCCGGAAAATCTCCGTTAGAAGCCATGTACTTTCCAAGGGCAAACGCTTGTTCTTTGCCCTTATCGGTCAATAAATCGTAATCTTCTCCCGTGGAATTCGCCTGCCCGTGGCGAATCAGATATATTACGGACATATTTATGATTCCGTAGTGAATCTAGGATTTACGATCTCTACTTTTTCAATAACGGATTCTTTTATATGTTTCCAGTATTCCGTATCTTCCAAAGATTTTTTTTCCTTCCGGATAATATCTCTCAGTTCTTCATTCCAAGAAGAAGTCAGATTTTTCTTCTCATTCCAAGTTTTAGGAAGTTCGGTTTTCTTTTTGAGCAAGGAAGAAAGTCTGGTAAGTTCTTTGTCTAAAGATTCTTCACCTGAGCGTATTTCTCTGGAGATCACTCCGAGCATATTCCAACTTACTAATGTTTTATATGCGAGAAGGTCCTTATCCCTAAACTCGGGTAGGACCTCTTTCATTAGAAAATCCTGGATTGCTTCCAATAATTCCGTGGCGCTTGGTTTATCCTGCATAATGATTTCCTTATTTTATGGACTCTTCAATGAGTCTCATTGCCTCGTATTCCATCTCACAGGCTCTTCTTCCTATGGATGCGAGTTCTATCCCCTTATCTTTTCCGGAAAGATGACGTTCTGCTTGGCCGATACAACCGATCGCCCAACGAAGATTTCCCATCACTTCCCAATATCTGATCTTAATAGGATCTAGTTTTACACCGGATGCCTTCTCATAGATCTCGTAAAACTCGGAACGATCAGCAAAGCCGCCTGCTTCTTTATTCAGTTTTCCGAATCTCCAATCCCTCATACATAACCAGGTCAGATCTTCGTGACGATCTCCCCAATGTGCAAATTCCCAATCCACAATTCCTTGCAAGCCTTCGGAATTCACCATGAAGTTTCCCGTTCTAAAGTCTCCATGGATCAGAACGACTGCATCACTTTCAGGAGCATTCTTCTCTAACCAATTCAAAATGATTTCCATGGCAGGATATGCTCCATCCATGGATTCCAATTGAGAACGTAATGCTTGGACAGAACCTTGGGCAACAGTTTTGCCGCTTACATGTTGTCCTAGATTCAAAACTTCTTTTAGTTTTTCATCCTTACATTTTTCAGGAGTAACTGAATGGATACTCGCAAGATTTTCCGCTAACTCTTGGGTGATTTGTTTACGAACCTTATTTAAACTTGGATCTTTTACTACAAATCGTCCTGTAGCCTTACCTTGGATCCTTTTCATAAAGTAGAATGGATTTCCAGTGACCGAGTTATCAGACTCTAACCAAAACGGTTCAGGAGTTTTAACTCCGGCTTCAAATGCCATTCTGCAAACCTTAAACTCGTTGATTCGAGACAAAGAAGCGAGCAAAGAAGCTCCCTTATCCGTTCTATATACGGTTTGGTATTGTCCTGATTCAGGACCACCATTGACTTTAATGTCTGCGGAAAAATTTTCCTGGCAGGCTCCTCCCGAAAGAGAAACCATATTAGCGATTTCTACTGTTCCTTGAAGCCTTTTTCCTAAATATGATTCCAGCCTTTCCTTCAATTCGGAATCTTTCACGATCAGAAGCTCTCCTTTCCGGATATTAAATTCCTGCCGATCACCATCTTATGAGTTTCAGTAGGACCGTCTGCGATCCTAGCGGCCCTCGCATCTCTATAAAATAATTCTAATTTAAGATAACGACTAAAACCGTGAGACCCACAGATCTGAATTGCCCTATCTATACATTTATTCAATGTTTCACTTACCTGCCACTTGGCTAAAGAGACAGCCTGTCTTGCATCTCCACCTTTACGTAGAATGTCTGCAGCCTTTAATGTAAGTAAAAAACCTGATTCTATTTCCAATGAAGATTCCGCAAACATCCATTGGATACCTTGGTGATCCGATAATTTTCCACCGAATAATTCTCTTTTGATCGCGTATTCTCTTGCGATCTCCATGGATCTTCTGGCAAGTCCGATCCATCTCATACAATGTGTAAGCCTTGCAGGTCCTAACCGTTCTTGGGAAAGTCTAAAACCTTCTCCAATTTTTCCGAGTACTTGGGACTCATGTACTTTTACATTTTCGAATTTTAGTTCGCAATGCCCGCCTGGGCCATGTGAACCTAAAACTCCGATCTCCTGTACCATTGTGTATCCAGGCGCGTCGGTAGGAACTAAGAACATAGAAGTTCTTCTGAAACTATCATTCACCTTTGACATCACGATCAAGAAAGAAGCACCATTCGCACCGGTGCAGTACCATTTATGACCGTTTAGAATATAATGATCCCCGTCCTTCTCTGCGTTAGTCGAAAGAGTCGTAGGATCCGAACCGGCACCCGGAGGAGGTTCGGTCATTGCAAACCCTGAGCGGATCTTTCCTTCCACAAGAGGATGATAATACTTCTTCTTTTGTTCTTCATTTGCAGCTAAATGAAGAAGATGCATATTTCCTTCATCAGGAGCATCACAATTACATAAATAAGGAGCAATAGGAGAACGGCCCAACTCGCTGAATACAAGTGCTGTACCAACTAAGTCCAGACCTAAACCACCTTCCGATTTAGGAAGATGAGCGGTCCATAACCCTCTTTTTTTAGCTTCTTCTCTTAACTTCTGAACGATCGCCTCAGGCATTCTACCATGATCGTAATCGTAATGATCTTCCGCAGGGATGGCAATTTCGTCTACGAATGCTTTTGCTTTTGCCCTGATTCCATCTAGTTCCTTAGGTATGGATAAAT is part of the Leptospira andrefontaineae genome and encodes:
- a CDS encoding DUF6285 domain-containing protein — its product is MQDKPSATELLEAIQDFLMKEVLPEFRDKDLLAYKTLVSWNMLGVISREIRSGEESLDKELTRLSSLLKKKTELPKTWNEKKNLTSSWNEELRDIIRKEKKSLEDTEYWKHIKESVIEKVEIVNPRFTTES
- a CDS encoding phosphotransferase family protein — translated: MKDSELKERLESYLGKRLQGTVEIANMVSLSGGACQENFSADIKVNGGPESGQYQTVYRTDKGASLLASLSRINEFKVCRMAFEAGVKTPEPFWLESDNSVTGNPFYFMKRIQGKATGRFVVKDPSLNKVRKQITQELAENLASIHSVTPEKCKDEKLKEVLNLGQHVSGKTVAQGSVQALRSQLESMDGAYPAMEIILNWLEKNAPESDAVVLIHGDFRTGNFMVNSEGLQGIVDWEFAHWGDRHEDLTWLCMRDWRFGKLNKEAGGFADRSEFYEIYEKASGVKLDPIKIRYWEVMGNLRWAIGCIGQAERHLSGKDKGIELASIGRRACEMEYEAMRLIEESIK
- a CDS encoding acyl-CoA dehydrogenase family protein; its protein translation is MDLSIPKELDGIRAKAKAFVDEIAIPAEDHYDYDHGRMPEAIVQKLREEAKKRGLWTAHLPKSEGGLGLDLVGTALVFSELGRSPIAPYLCNCDAPDEGNMHLLHLAANEEQKKKYYHPLVEGKIRSGFAMTEPPPGAGSDPTTLSTNAEKDGDHYILNGHKWYCTGANGASFLIVMSKVNDSFRRTSMFLVPTDAPGYTMVQEIGVLGSHGPGGHCELKFENVKVHESQVLGKIGEGFRLSQERLGPARLTHCMRWIGLARRSMEIAREYAIKRELFGGKLSDHQGIQWMFAESSLEIESGFLLTLKAADILRKGGDARQAVSLAKWQVSETLNKCIDRAIQICGSHGFSRYLKLELFYRDARAARIADGPTETHKMVIGRNLISGKESF
- a CDS encoding histidine phosphatase family protein, which encodes MSVIYLIRHGQANSTGEDYDLLTDKGKEQAFALGKYMASNGDFPDKIISGTMRRHKETAEFFMKGICSVHSNQKAEPDFHSFDANWNEFPSELWKKYAEHLSGTRPEFQRSLLQFSKVRLKGGVRSAALFFKLTEEILAVWRKGDFTPPGIETFANFQSRVDLACETYFQPSNSERTFIFTSGTPISLTLKKMLRQDEDVFTWMPWIWNSSVSMFRWVRGRYIPVSLNFLPHIPDKGARTLY